A window of Primulina huaijiensis isolate GDHJ02 chromosome 9, ASM1229523v2, whole genome shotgun sequence contains these coding sequences:
- the LOC140984288 gene encoding uncharacterized protein isoform X4: protein MSVPASRGKIPVSELCRQASQPPSLPNKNIANNSGLENRNSPSLALDVGDKLLIGRTGEIPRSNSVCSKRLGMVSMEVSDSKSGLLDAEGMSLEFVSYPGSSNTSEKTQMVKQRKSSLIKPGDNRNEKTQVAKQRKSSLIKRGDKRNGKMYKNRCDSIYLKNGLVSFNSAAAGNNFFGIYDLKADVFDITKYLNEIPLDEILHGKYHCPIIANGKEKKAVNSNSSVLQSVRKAYSVLQARKVLQAEKCAEIDHSCNQKVSTSLIAASSSTSQSDSDKGESCDADPPSFDKVQESVAKMNVSTVISDSPLYQPKEILELLALSPPKDLESFLFDVAKPASSFLKQGNDPRLGKSVSHRAGLPPFPWSNSFSGHNKLGADASKLSASRTIWQGRWVKVRNSTALQRGSTDLQMDLESLTFDLSLMPIVNRKSEGPERQIAPTEKLLPPSEACSTSKIPAADEHSPIYAAAQALCELATNSSNKNPHSTVKLLGKPSQIAMKACKSKAMERSDKFSHPPKSINGTTNLIKLGDEGFPSKKLKLTTDVRNTYNSRTDSPKKQALKWSSPELVRSPPMKQFRESKPEIDRYNINLVKKPYMMKPPCAADRPGMGQQKLRKVVPMKWNRPEG from the exons ATGTCAGTGCCAGCTTCACGGGGAAAGATACCTGTTTCTGAACTTTGTAGGCAAGCTTCCCAACCCCCTAGTTTGCCCAACAAGAATATTGCAAATAATTCTGGCTTGGAGAATAGGAATTCTCCTTCCTTGGCACTGGATGTAGGGGATAAGCTTTTAATTGGGAGAACTGGTGAAATACCAAGAAGCAATAGTGTGTGCTCTAAAAGATTAGGGATGGTATCAATGGAAGTTTCTGATAGTAAATCTGGACTATTAGATGCAGAAGGAATGTCTCTTGAGTTTGTGTCGTATCCTGGAAGCAGTAATACTTCAG AGAAAACCCAAATGGTTAAGCAAAGAAAAAGTTCACTCATCAAACCTGGGGATAACAGAAAtg AGAAAACCCAAGTGGCTAAGCAAAGGAAAAGTTCACTTATCAAACGTGGGGATAAAAGAAATGGTAAAATGTACAAGAATAGATGCGATTCAATCTACTTGAAGAATGGCTTGGTTAGCTTCAATTCAGCTGCAGCAGGGAATAACTTTTTCG GAATCTATGATTTAAAAGCTGATGTTTTTGACATCACGAAGTATCTCAATGAGATTCCTCTTGATGAGATTCTGCATGGAAAGTATCACTGTCCTATTATTGCCAATGGCAAGGAAAAGAAAGCAGTGAATTCAAACAGCAGTGTTTTGCAGTCGGTAAGAAAGGCCTACTCTGTTCTTCAGGCTAGGAAGGTTTTGCAGGCTGAAAAATGTGCTGAAATTGATCACAGTTGCAACCAAAAGGTTTCAACTAGCTTGATCGCTGCTAGTTCCTCGACAAGCCAAAGTGACAGTGACAAAGGAGAGAGTTGTGATGCAGATCCACCATCCTTTGACAAG GTTCAAGAATCTGTTGCGAAGATGAATGTATCTACCGTGATTTCTGATTCCCCTCTATATCAGCCAAAAGAAATCTTGGAGCTGCTCGCGCTTTCTCCACCGAAGGATTTGGAATCGTTTCTCTTTGATGTGGCCAAGCCTGCATCATCTTTTTTGAAACAAGGCAATGATCCTCGTTTGGGGAAATCGGTTTCTCACCGAGCTGGCTTACCACCTTTTCCTTGGTCCAATTCATTTTCTGGACATAATAAGTTGGGTGCTGATGCCAGTAAGTTATCTGCAAGTCGGACAATATGGCAAGGTAGATGGGTAAAAGTTAGAAATTCTACTGCCCTTCAGAGAGGTTCTACTGATTTACAGATGGACCTAGAATCACTAACATTTGATCTCAGTTTAATGCCTATAGTTAACCGTAAATCTGAGGGTCCAGAACGTCAAATTGCTCCAACTGAAAAGCTTCTTCCCCCTTCGGAAGCATGCTCAACTTCTAAGATACCTGCAGCAG ATGAGCACTCCCCCATCTATGCTGCCGCTCAAGCCCTTTGTGAATTGGCTACTAATTCCTCAAACAAAAATCCCCATTCAACTGTTAAGTTGCTCGGAAAACCTTCCCAGATTGCCATGAAAGCTTGTAAATCTAAAGCCATGGAGAGATCTGATAAATTTTCCCATCCGCCAAAATCAATAAATGGAACCACGAACCTGATAAAACTTGGTGATGAAGGGTTTCCTTCAAAGAAGCTCAAGCTCACAACAGATGTAAGAAACACCTACAACAGTCGTACTGATTCCCCAAAAAAACAAGCATTAAAATGGTCTTCTCCAGAACTTGTTAGATCACCTCCCATGAAACAATTCAGGGAGTCGAAACCAGAAATAGATCGTTACAACATCAACCTTGTAAAGAAACCATATATGATGAAACCGCCATGTGCTGCTGATAGGCCGGGTATGGGTCAACAGAAGCTCAGGAAAGTCGTTCCAATGAAGTGGAATCGACCCGAAGGTTAG
- the LOC140984912 gene encoding WRKY transcription factor 22-like produces MADVVDSMEDWSLQAIVRQSSGDHSTKILDMNNEDQKPDVGFSGIHHEFHSSYPDFFDMSIGSCSDELEDLYKPFYPGICHPLPSQKSGPEFQENRPGNDFEDKQQAHESDRSSGTSTDCVANKADGEAYTPKYKRRKNQQKRVMIQVSADGLGSDLWAWRKYGQKPIKGSPYPRSYYRCSSSKGCLARKQVEQSCSDPGMFIITYTAEHSHSQPTRRNSLAGTVRQKFSNPKSPNHTPKRDANIAITVSPITLLEAASSNEEIIRIKQEIIKEEDHILPVSSDVGVDDDHYNEFDVSASMFNDDFFSGLDFLDGLVPDRLSCKNL; encoded by the exons ATGGCTGACGTTGTGGATAGCATGGAGGATTGGAGCCTTCAAGCCATAGTCAGACAATCCAGCGGCGATCATTCGACAAAGATTCTCGACATGAACAACGAAGATCAGAAGCCGGACGTGGGGTTTTCGGGCATCCATCACGAGTTTCATTCCAGTTATCCAGACTTTTTCGACATGTCGATTGGTTCCTGCAGTGATGAATTAGAAGATCTTTACAAGCCCTTTTACCCTGGAATCTGCCATCCTCTTCCCAGTCAGAAATCAGGTCCCGAGTTTCAAGAAAATCGACCCGGAAACGACTTTGAAGACAAGCAGCAGGCCCATGAATCTGATCGATCATCAGGGACTAGTACTGATTGTGTTGCTAATAAAGCTGATGGAGAAGCTTATACACCAAAATATAAGAGAAG GAAGAATCAGCAAAAAAGAGTGATGATTCAAGTTTCTGCAGATGGCCTCGGTTCTGACTTGTGGGCTTGGCGCAAATATGGACAGAAACCTATCAAGGGCTCACCCTATCCCAG AAGCTATTACAGGTGTAGTAGCTCAAAGGGCTGTTTGGCAAGGAAGCAAGTGGAGCAGAGTTGCAGTGATCCAGGAATGTTTATCATAACCTACACAGCAGAGCACAGCCATAGCCAGCCAACTCGAAGAAACTCGTTAGCTGGTACTGTCAGGCAGAAGTTTTCTAATCCCAAGAGCCCAAATCACACACCCAAACGAGACGCTAACATTGCCATTACAGTCTCTCCAATAACCCTTCTCGAGGCAGCTTCATCCAATGAAGAGATCATTAGAATCAAACAGGAGATCATAAAAGAAGAAGATCATATATTACCCGTCTCGAGTGATGTTGGCGTCGACGACGATCACTATAATGAGTTCGACGTCTCGGCTTCCATGTTCAACGATGACTTCTTCTCGGGTCTGGATTTTCTTGATGGGCTTGTTCCAGATCGATTGTCGTGCAAGAACCTGTAG
- the LOC140984288 gene encoding uncharacterized protein isoform X5, whose translation MGSDEGFGGGVVVTEVGRLSGGACSSGIQKEKTQMVKQRKSSLIKPGDNRNEKTQVAKQRKSSLIKRGDKRNGKMYKNRCDSIYLKNGLVSFNSAAAGNNFFGIYDLKADVFDITKYLNEIPLDEILHGKYHCPIIANGKEKKAVNSNSSVLQSVRKAYSVLQARKVLQAEKCAEIDHSCNQKVSTSLIAASSSTSQSDSDKGESCDADPPSFDKVQESVAKMNVSTVISDSPLYQPKEILELLALSPPKDLESFLFDVAKPASSFLKQGNDPRLGKSVSHRAGLPPFPWSNSFSGHNKLGADASKLSASRTIWQGRWVKVRNSTALQRGSTDLQMDLESLTFDLSLMPIVNRKSEGPERQIAPTEKLLPPSEACSTSKIPAADEHSPIYAAAQALCELATNSSNKNPHSTVKLLGKPSQIAMKACKSKAMERSDKFSHPPKSINGTTNLIKLGDEGFPSKKLKLTTDVRNTYNSRTDSPKKQALKWSSPELVRSPPMKQFRESKPEIDRYNINLVKKPYMMKPPCAADRPGMGQQKLRKVVPMKWNRPEG comes from the exons ATGGGATCAGACGAGGGTTTTGGAGGAGGTGTGGTGGTGACCGAAGTTGGGCGGCTCTCTGGGGGTGCATGCAGCTCAGGGATTCAAAAAG AGAAAACCCAAATGGTTAAGCAAAGAAAAAGTTCACTCATCAAACCTGGGGATAACAGAAAtg AGAAAACCCAAGTGGCTAAGCAAAGGAAAAGTTCACTTATCAAACGTGGGGATAAAAGAAATGGTAAAATGTACAAGAATAGATGCGATTCAATCTACTTGAAGAATGGCTTGGTTAGCTTCAATTCAGCTGCAGCAGGGAATAACTTTTTCG GAATCTATGATTTAAAAGCTGATGTTTTTGACATCACGAAGTATCTCAATGAGATTCCTCTTGATGAGATTCTGCATGGAAAGTATCACTGTCCTATTATTGCCAATGGCAAGGAAAAGAAAGCAGTGAATTCAAACAGCAGTGTTTTGCAGTCGGTAAGAAAGGCCTACTCTGTTCTTCAGGCTAGGAAGGTTTTGCAGGCTGAAAAATGTGCTGAAATTGATCACAGTTGCAACCAAAAGGTTTCAACTAGCTTGATCGCTGCTAGTTCCTCGACAAGCCAAAGTGACAGTGACAAAGGAGAGAGTTGTGATGCAGATCCACCATCCTTTGACAAG GTTCAAGAATCTGTTGCGAAGATGAATGTATCTACCGTGATTTCTGATTCCCCTCTATATCAGCCAAAAGAAATCTTGGAGCTGCTCGCGCTTTCTCCACCGAAGGATTTGGAATCGTTTCTCTTTGATGTGGCCAAGCCTGCATCATCTTTTTTGAAACAAGGCAATGATCCTCGTTTGGGGAAATCGGTTTCTCACCGAGCTGGCTTACCACCTTTTCCTTGGTCCAATTCATTTTCTGGACATAATAAGTTGGGTGCTGATGCCAGTAAGTTATCTGCAAGTCGGACAATATGGCAAGGTAGATGGGTAAAAGTTAGAAATTCTACTGCCCTTCAGAGAGGTTCTACTGATTTACAGATGGACCTAGAATCACTAACATTTGATCTCAGTTTAATGCCTATAGTTAACCGTAAATCTGAGGGTCCAGAACGTCAAATTGCTCCAACTGAAAAGCTTCTTCCCCCTTCGGAAGCATGCTCAACTTCTAAGATACCTGCAGCAG ATGAGCACTCCCCCATCTATGCTGCCGCTCAAGCCCTTTGTGAATTGGCTACTAATTCCTCAAACAAAAATCCCCATTCAACTGTTAAGTTGCTCGGAAAACCTTCCCAGATTGCCATGAAAGCTTGTAAATCTAAAGCCATGGAGAGATCTGATAAATTTTCCCATCCGCCAAAATCAATAAATGGAACCACGAACCTGATAAAACTTGGTGATGAAGGGTTTCCTTCAAAGAAGCTCAAGCTCACAACAGATGTAAGAAACACCTACAACAGTCGTACTGATTCCCCAAAAAAACAAGCATTAAAATGGTCTTCTCCAGAACTTGTTAGATCACCTCCCATGAAACAATTCAGGGAGTCGAAACCAGAAATAGATCGTTACAACATCAACCTTGTAAAGAAACCATATATGATGAAACCGCCATGTGCTGCTGATAGGCCGGGTATGGGTCAACAGAAGCTCAGGAAAGTCGTTCCAATGAAGTGGAATCGACCCGAAGGTTAG
- the LOC140984288 gene encoding uncharacterized protein isoform X1, which produces MGSDEGFGGGVVVTEVGRLSGGACSSGIQKDIQVDDMSVPASRGKIPVSELCRQASQPPSLPNKNIANNSGLENRNSPSLALDVGDKLLIGRTGEIPRSNSVCSKRLGMVSMEVSDSKSGLLDAEGMSLEFVSYPGSSNTSEKTQMVKQRKSSLIKPGDNRNEKTQVAKQRKSSLIKRGDKRNGKMYKNRCDSIYLKNGLVSFNSAAAGNNFFGIYDLKADVFDITKYLNEIPLDEILHGKYHCPIIANGKEKKAVNSNSSVLQSVRKAYSVLQARKVLQAEKCAEIDHSCNQKVSTSLIAASSSTSQSDSDKGESCDADPPSFDKVQESVAKMNVSTVISDSPLYQPKEILELLALSPPKDLESFLFDVAKPASSFLKQGNDPRLGKSVSHRAGLPPFPWSNSFSGHNKLGADASKLSASRTIWQGRWVKVRNSTALQRGSTDLQMDLESLTFDLSLMPIVNRKSEGPERQIAPTEKLLPPSEACSTSKIPAADEHSPIYAAAQALCELATNSSNKNPHSTVKLLGKPSQIAMKACKSKAMERSDKFSHPPKSINGTTNLIKLGDEGFPSKKLKLTTDVRNTYNSRTDSPKKQALKWSSPELVRSPPMKQFRESKPEIDRYNINLVKKPYMMKPPCAADRPGMGQQKLRKVVPMKWNRPEG; this is translated from the exons ATGGGATCAGACGAGGGTTTTGGAGGAGGTGTGGTGGTGACCGAAGTTGGGCGGCTCTCTGGGGGTGCATGCAGCTCAGGGATTCAAAAAG ATATTCAGGTTGATGACATGTCAGTGCCAGCTTCACGGGGAAAGATACCTGTTTCTGAACTTTGTAGGCAAGCTTCCCAACCCCCTAGTTTGCCCAACAAGAATATTGCAAATAATTCTGGCTTGGAGAATAGGAATTCTCCTTCCTTGGCACTGGATGTAGGGGATAAGCTTTTAATTGGGAGAACTGGTGAAATACCAAGAAGCAATAGTGTGTGCTCTAAAAGATTAGGGATGGTATCAATGGAAGTTTCTGATAGTAAATCTGGACTATTAGATGCAGAAGGAATGTCTCTTGAGTTTGTGTCGTATCCTGGAAGCAGTAATACTTCAG AGAAAACCCAAATGGTTAAGCAAAGAAAAAGTTCACTCATCAAACCTGGGGATAACAGAAAtg AGAAAACCCAAGTGGCTAAGCAAAGGAAAAGTTCACTTATCAAACGTGGGGATAAAAGAAATGGTAAAATGTACAAGAATAGATGCGATTCAATCTACTTGAAGAATGGCTTGGTTAGCTTCAATTCAGCTGCAGCAGGGAATAACTTTTTCG GAATCTATGATTTAAAAGCTGATGTTTTTGACATCACGAAGTATCTCAATGAGATTCCTCTTGATGAGATTCTGCATGGAAAGTATCACTGTCCTATTATTGCCAATGGCAAGGAAAAGAAAGCAGTGAATTCAAACAGCAGTGTTTTGCAGTCGGTAAGAAAGGCCTACTCTGTTCTTCAGGCTAGGAAGGTTTTGCAGGCTGAAAAATGTGCTGAAATTGATCACAGTTGCAACCAAAAGGTTTCAACTAGCTTGATCGCTGCTAGTTCCTCGACAAGCCAAAGTGACAGTGACAAAGGAGAGAGTTGTGATGCAGATCCACCATCCTTTGACAAG GTTCAAGAATCTGTTGCGAAGATGAATGTATCTACCGTGATTTCTGATTCCCCTCTATATCAGCCAAAAGAAATCTTGGAGCTGCTCGCGCTTTCTCCACCGAAGGATTTGGAATCGTTTCTCTTTGATGTGGCCAAGCCTGCATCATCTTTTTTGAAACAAGGCAATGATCCTCGTTTGGGGAAATCGGTTTCTCACCGAGCTGGCTTACCACCTTTTCCTTGGTCCAATTCATTTTCTGGACATAATAAGTTGGGTGCTGATGCCAGTAAGTTATCTGCAAGTCGGACAATATGGCAAGGTAGATGGGTAAAAGTTAGAAATTCTACTGCCCTTCAGAGAGGTTCTACTGATTTACAGATGGACCTAGAATCACTAACATTTGATCTCAGTTTAATGCCTATAGTTAACCGTAAATCTGAGGGTCCAGAACGTCAAATTGCTCCAACTGAAAAGCTTCTTCCCCCTTCGGAAGCATGCTCAACTTCTAAGATACCTGCAGCAG ATGAGCACTCCCCCATCTATGCTGCCGCTCAAGCCCTTTGTGAATTGGCTACTAATTCCTCAAACAAAAATCCCCATTCAACTGTTAAGTTGCTCGGAAAACCTTCCCAGATTGCCATGAAAGCTTGTAAATCTAAAGCCATGGAGAGATCTGATAAATTTTCCCATCCGCCAAAATCAATAAATGGAACCACGAACCTGATAAAACTTGGTGATGAAGGGTTTCCTTCAAAGAAGCTCAAGCTCACAACAGATGTAAGAAACACCTACAACAGTCGTACTGATTCCCCAAAAAAACAAGCATTAAAATGGTCTTCTCCAGAACTTGTTAGATCACCTCCCATGAAACAATTCAGGGAGTCGAAACCAGAAATAGATCGTTACAACATCAACCTTGTAAAGAAACCATATATGATGAAACCGCCATGTGCTGCTGATAGGCCGGGTATGGGTCAACAGAAGCTCAGGAAAGTCGTTCCAATGAAGTGGAATCGACCCGAAGGTTAG
- the LOC140984288 gene encoding uncharacterized protein isoform X2 — protein sequence MGSDEGFGGGVVVTEVGRLSGGACSSGIQKDIQVDDMSVPASRGKIPVSELCRQASQPPSLPNKNIANNSGLENRNSPSLALDVGDKLLIGRTGEIPRSNSVCSKRLGMVSMEVSDSKSGLLDAEGMSLEFVSYPGSKKTQMVKQRKSSLIKPGDNRNEKTQVAKQRKSSLIKRGDKRNGKMYKNRCDSIYLKNGLVSFNSAAAGNNFFGIYDLKADVFDITKYLNEIPLDEILHGKYHCPIIANGKEKKAVNSNSSVLQSVRKAYSVLQARKVLQAEKCAEIDHSCNQKVSTSLIAASSSTSQSDSDKGESCDADPPSFDKVQESVAKMNVSTVISDSPLYQPKEILELLALSPPKDLESFLFDVAKPASSFLKQGNDPRLGKSVSHRAGLPPFPWSNSFSGHNKLGADASKLSASRTIWQGRWVKVRNSTALQRGSTDLQMDLESLTFDLSLMPIVNRKSEGPERQIAPTEKLLPPSEACSTSKIPAADEHSPIYAAAQALCELATNSSNKNPHSTVKLLGKPSQIAMKACKSKAMERSDKFSHPPKSINGTTNLIKLGDEGFPSKKLKLTTDVRNTYNSRTDSPKKQALKWSSPELVRSPPMKQFRESKPEIDRYNINLVKKPYMMKPPCAADRPGMGQQKLRKVVPMKWNRPEG from the exons ATGGGATCAGACGAGGGTTTTGGAGGAGGTGTGGTGGTGACCGAAGTTGGGCGGCTCTCTGGGGGTGCATGCAGCTCAGGGATTCAAAAAG ATATTCAGGTTGATGACATGTCAGTGCCAGCTTCACGGGGAAAGATACCTGTTTCTGAACTTTGTAGGCAAGCTTCCCAACCCCCTAGTTTGCCCAACAAGAATATTGCAAATAATTCTGGCTTGGAGAATAGGAATTCTCCTTCCTTGGCACTGGATGTAGGGGATAAGCTTTTAATTGGGAGAACTGGTGAAATACCAAGAAGCAATAGTGTGTGCTCTAAAAGATTAGGGATGGTATCAATGGAAGTTTCTGATAGTAAATCTGGACTATTAGATGCAGAAGGAATGTCTCTTGAGTTTGTGTCGTATCCTGGAAGCA AGAAAACCCAAATGGTTAAGCAAAGAAAAAGTTCACTCATCAAACCTGGGGATAACAGAAAtg AGAAAACCCAAGTGGCTAAGCAAAGGAAAAGTTCACTTATCAAACGTGGGGATAAAAGAAATGGTAAAATGTACAAGAATAGATGCGATTCAATCTACTTGAAGAATGGCTTGGTTAGCTTCAATTCAGCTGCAGCAGGGAATAACTTTTTCG GAATCTATGATTTAAAAGCTGATGTTTTTGACATCACGAAGTATCTCAATGAGATTCCTCTTGATGAGATTCTGCATGGAAAGTATCACTGTCCTATTATTGCCAATGGCAAGGAAAAGAAAGCAGTGAATTCAAACAGCAGTGTTTTGCAGTCGGTAAGAAAGGCCTACTCTGTTCTTCAGGCTAGGAAGGTTTTGCAGGCTGAAAAATGTGCTGAAATTGATCACAGTTGCAACCAAAAGGTTTCAACTAGCTTGATCGCTGCTAGTTCCTCGACAAGCCAAAGTGACAGTGACAAAGGAGAGAGTTGTGATGCAGATCCACCATCCTTTGACAAG GTTCAAGAATCTGTTGCGAAGATGAATGTATCTACCGTGATTTCTGATTCCCCTCTATATCAGCCAAAAGAAATCTTGGAGCTGCTCGCGCTTTCTCCACCGAAGGATTTGGAATCGTTTCTCTTTGATGTGGCCAAGCCTGCATCATCTTTTTTGAAACAAGGCAATGATCCTCGTTTGGGGAAATCGGTTTCTCACCGAGCTGGCTTACCACCTTTTCCTTGGTCCAATTCATTTTCTGGACATAATAAGTTGGGTGCTGATGCCAGTAAGTTATCTGCAAGTCGGACAATATGGCAAGGTAGATGGGTAAAAGTTAGAAATTCTACTGCCCTTCAGAGAGGTTCTACTGATTTACAGATGGACCTAGAATCACTAACATTTGATCTCAGTTTAATGCCTATAGTTAACCGTAAATCTGAGGGTCCAGAACGTCAAATTGCTCCAACTGAAAAGCTTCTTCCCCCTTCGGAAGCATGCTCAACTTCTAAGATACCTGCAGCAG ATGAGCACTCCCCCATCTATGCTGCCGCTCAAGCCCTTTGTGAATTGGCTACTAATTCCTCAAACAAAAATCCCCATTCAACTGTTAAGTTGCTCGGAAAACCTTCCCAGATTGCCATGAAAGCTTGTAAATCTAAAGCCATGGAGAGATCTGATAAATTTTCCCATCCGCCAAAATCAATAAATGGAACCACGAACCTGATAAAACTTGGTGATGAAGGGTTTCCTTCAAAGAAGCTCAAGCTCACAACAGATGTAAGAAACACCTACAACAGTCGTACTGATTCCCCAAAAAAACAAGCATTAAAATGGTCTTCTCCAGAACTTGTTAGATCACCTCCCATGAAACAATTCAGGGAGTCGAAACCAGAAATAGATCGTTACAACATCAACCTTGTAAAGAAACCATATATGATGAAACCGCCATGTGCTGCTGATAGGCCGGGTATGGGTCAACAGAAGCTCAGGAAAGTCGTTCCAATGAAGTGGAATCGACCCGAAGGTTAG
- the LOC140984288 gene encoding uncharacterized protein isoform X3, translating to MGSDEGFGGGVVVTEVGRLSGGACSSGIQKDIQVDDMSVPASRGKIPVSELCRQASQPPSLPNKNIANNSGLENRNSPSLALDVGDKLLIGRTGEIPRSNSVCSKRLGMVSMEVSDSKSGLLDAEGMSLEFVSYPGSSNTSEKTQVAKQRKSSLIKRGDKRNGKMYKNRCDSIYLKNGLVSFNSAAAGNNFFGIYDLKADVFDITKYLNEIPLDEILHGKYHCPIIANGKEKKAVNSNSSVLQSVRKAYSVLQARKVLQAEKCAEIDHSCNQKVSTSLIAASSSTSQSDSDKGESCDADPPSFDKVQESVAKMNVSTVISDSPLYQPKEILELLALSPPKDLESFLFDVAKPASSFLKQGNDPRLGKSVSHRAGLPPFPWSNSFSGHNKLGADASKLSASRTIWQGRWVKVRNSTALQRGSTDLQMDLESLTFDLSLMPIVNRKSEGPERQIAPTEKLLPPSEACSTSKIPAADEHSPIYAAAQALCELATNSSNKNPHSTVKLLGKPSQIAMKACKSKAMERSDKFSHPPKSINGTTNLIKLGDEGFPSKKLKLTTDVRNTYNSRTDSPKKQALKWSSPELVRSPPMKQFRESKPEIDRYNINLVKKPYMMKPPCAADRPGMGQQKLRKVVPMKWNRPEG from the exons ATGGGATCAGACGAGGGTTTTGGAGGAGGTGTGGTGGTGACCGAAGTTGGGCGGCTCTCTGGGGGTGCATGCAGCTCAGGGATTCAAAAAG ATATTCAGGTTGATGACATGTCAGTGCCAGCTTCACGGGGAAAGATACCTGTTTCTGAACTTTGTAGGCAAGCTTCCCAACCCCCTAGTTTGCCCAACAAGAATATTGCAAATAATTCTGGCTTGGAGAATAGGAATTCTCCTTCCTTGGCACTGGATGTAGGGGATAAGCTTTTAATTGGGAGAACTGGTGAAATACCAAGAAGCAATAGTGTGTGCTCTAAAAGATTAGGGATGGTATCAATGGAAGTTTCTGATAGTAAATCTGGACTATTAGATGCAGAAGGAATGTCTCTTGAGTTTGTGTCGTATCCTGGAAGCAGTAATACTTCAG AGAAAACCCAAGTGGCTAAGCAAAGGAAAAGTTCACTTATCAAACGTGGGGATAAAAGAAATGGTAAAATGTACAAGAATAGATGCGATTCAATCTACTTGAAGAATGGCTTGGTTAGCTTCAATTCAGCTGCAGCAGGGAATAACTTTTTCG GAATCTATGATTTAAAAGCTGATGTTTTTGACATCACGAAGTATCTCAATGAGATTCCTCTTGATGAGATTCTGCATGGAAAGTATCACTGTCCTATTATTGCCAATGGCAAGGAAAAGAAAGCAGTGAATTCAAACAGCAGTGTTTTGCAGTCGGTAAGAAAGGCCTACTCTGTTCTTCAGGCTAGGAAGGTTTTGCAGGCTGAAAAATGTGCTGAAATTGATCACAGTTGCAACCAAAAGGTTTCAACTAGCTTGATCGCTGCTAGTTCCTCGACAAGCCAAAGTGACAGTGACAAAGGAGAGAGTTGTGATGCAGATCCACCATCCTTTGACAAG GTTCAAGAATCTGTTGCGAAGATGAATGTATCTACCGTGATTTCTGATTCCCCTCTATATCAGCCAAAAGAAATCTTGGAGCTGCTCGCGCTTTCTCCACCGAAGGATTTGGAATCGTTTCTCTTTGATGTGGCCAAGCCTGCATCATCTTTTTTGAAACAAGGCAATGATCCTCGTTTGGGGAAATCGGTTTCTCACCGAGCTGGCTTACCACCTTTTCCTTGGTCCAATTCATTTTCTGGACATAATAAGTTGGGTGCTGATGCCAGTAAGTTATCTGCAAGTCGGACAATATGGCAAGGTAGATGGGTAAAAGTTAGAAATTCTACTGCCCTTCAGAGAGGTTCTACTGATTTACAGATGGACCTAGAATCACTAACATTTGATCTCAGTTTAATGCCTATAGTTAACCGTAAATCTGAGGGTCCAGAACGTCAAATTGCTCCAACTGAAAAGCTTCTTCCCCCTTCGGAAGCATGCTCAACTTCTAAGATACCTGCAGCAG ATGAGCACTCCCCCATCTATGCTGCCGCTCAAGCCCTTTGTGAATTGGCTACTAATTCCTCAAACAAAAATCCCCATTCAACTGTTAAGTTGCTCGGAAAACCTTCCCAGATTGCCATGAAAGCTTGTAAATCTAAAGCCATGGAGAGATCTGATAAATTTTCCCATCCGCCAAAATCAATAAATGGAACCACGAACCTGATAAAACTTGGTGATGAAGGGTTTCCTTCAAAGAAGCTCAAGCTCACAACAGATGTAAGAAACACCTACAACAGTCGTACTGATTCCCCAAAAAAACAAGCATTAAAATGGTCTTCTCCAGAACTTGTTAGATCACCTCCCATGAAACAATTCAGGGAGTCGAAACCAGAAATAGATCGTTACAACATCAACCTTGTAAAGAAACCATATATGATGAAACCGCCATGTGCTGCTGATAGGCCGGGTATGGGTCAACAGAAGCTCAGGAAAGTCGTTCCAATGAAGTGGAATCGACCCGAAGGTTAG